Below is a genomic region from Fulvia fulva chromosome 5, complete sequence.
gcttctcttgccctcctctttgcctcaatcctagctgtgcagtcttgggaccaggaagggtgtttctttccacagcatgcacatctggcttcactctttggggctgtgcaattctgtactttgtggctaccagcacagtgggaacaagtgtccttttggcttgggcatctagtagagatatgaccatactgttggcacttgAAACATTGCGGTAGTCTGTGGGTGCTTCTATGGATTTCTGTGTCCATTCTTTCGCATTCCCAGAAGATGCCCTTGTCAAGCACGGTGTTTGCCTGTTCTACAGTGCCTATCCAGAGCACTAGAGAACACTCTCTCTTTGtgtcctttgtctttctgttgacccatgctgcttttgtgatctgtagccctgggcatacagcctggttctggtcctgcagcctcttaaggtctccttcaatgtcaaactttgtggtcatcccatgggcaataaccatattttgttggtgtgagaccttagccgtcttgcctagtttgactgtccactccttctgtgtctctagcctcttcctgtcttgctcctgtgctgtgaacagcttaaggacacctcccttctctttcctggctccaatgatgccttgtatcccaatcttctgtatgatctccttgcctgacaggccctcaatctctttctgctcttgctggtcggaaatgtagaccttgatagctgttttctggggggagggttttgggatgcaactgctgcccaggttggttggcttagtttctggccttcctgtgtcctcttctttgctgctgctgctactgtcctgttaatgatctgtcctgtttggctccttagtgcctttagccctccaaggagctccagaatcatccccttaagtgctctttctgggtgctcgccatctcctgccattgccattgtttctgccttcctgtagacctccttccactcgttactctcctgctcctggtcgtttcctgcgatcgctatcatcgtgtcacggactcctagatagtactcttaacggcatagtctataacaacattatgaccgttactaataggcttactaaggaagtcgagctaatccctattagcgtaataatagtacagaatacggtaaggcttttccttaaatatatgttctgtcggcgcgggtttcctaatactattatattagaccgtagtaagtagtaggttgctaccttctagaagaaactctataagatactccgtacaaatcgtaagctaggttcttcgtatcacctaaaaactaatagacagttagaacgtactaactaggcgatagaatagtatcttcgtatatttactaataaGGCATAGGATGACTAGGCAGAATAGCTATACCTTACTTAGTTCGTAATTAACAATTACCTATCTGAGACTACTAGtgtgtcgccgttctacgccaCCTTAGGATACAACCCTAAGTtcatagagcgagttgacctgaacgctagaaaggagggaggactgaccactctctagcgactagacgcGCGATCagtagaaacctttatacgtcgaatttacgagcttcacaaacacctttaagagaatatacgaatgtcACAAGCTCTCTAAGCAGAGGCAGCAAACCGCcaccgaagcattcctctaGACTACAAGGTGGGTGATTAGGTGTATCTTAGCactaagaacatccgcacgactcgaccatctaagaagctagacAGGAGATATGCCGGCCCTTACCAGATCACGGAAGTTATACCGGccagactctcttatcgactgaaactattagacgctctagtaggacttaataactgcttctataccttactactacaacgagccgaccaccccgatttcctacCACTTGAAGGGCAGCATCTAGCGCCGCTAccaccgataactatcgaacctgaCACTACCGAGGCTGATGTAGCagtagcccgcgaccccctactatagctacgtcggcccggctaaaccgcggaccttccgtatcgggttagcgcggcttagctttactctATAACTTCGCtgcgcctcgcgctcctctttcgtagcttcgtagaataacaactatctcgttcggaccctatagtacgcgcgcccttataagCGCGTAGATATAGGGCTATAGGGTAGAAGCTAATAGGCCCTAAGTAGATAGTAGTAATAACACCTTTTCTTAGCCCTATTCTAATATACTCCTTATAGCAAAGTAATAATAATACTAAGTATATAATATAGGCGTTAATACGCTATACTACGTATATTATATATCGTCGGTTATTACTAGGGGGAAGGCGGCGATCTAGGGGGAACGGAAGTATCGAGGGCGGATCGAAAGGAAGGTGGCCGCCCTAGCGTCCTTAGGAAACGCGCTAGTAGGGTCGCGTTTAAAGCACCTTTTGTTTACACCTATATAgtactatatatatatatatactctatagataTACTTTTTATATCGTTAAAAAGCTTGTAAGAAGCGCTTTTAAACTATAGTACGTACCCGCTCTAGTGTCGCTAGTACGCCGCCTAGTCGCGCCTTCGAGAGGATAGGTAAAATTAAGAAACCCTTACGCGTCCGCGTTAAGGATTTGATAGAGGAAGGCTACTTACGTAAGAAGATCCGTAACAAGACAGGTATATTAGTACGCTAGTAGTAGCGTATCTATAATAAATAATAGTCCGATCGAAGAGTAGGTAAGAAACGGAAAGGAATAGCTAAAAAGATCGATAAGAAGACCCTACGGAATATTATTAACTTTATTCGATTATCCTATAAGAGCCGTACCGTATTATAGCTAGAACTACGCAATATATTCGTACCGTATTATAGGTTACCGTAGACTGTCAAAAACATTATAAATACTAACGGATTCTTTAAGTATAAGGCGTATTAGAAGAGCTATCTACGCCCTAATCTCCGGACCTTAATATAATTAAGAACGTATAGCGTATTCTTAAATAGAGGGTGAAGAAATATAAGTGCTAGACTGTCGAACACCTTAAGGTAACGATACTGCTTGAATAGGATAAGATCATACTAGATGAGATAAATAAGCTAGTGGATACAATGCTAGCTAGGATTAGGCAATGTTAGAATAGAGAGTGcctatatacggagtagTGAGCTAAAAAAAACACCTGGGATTGTGCTATACTATCAAATCTATAGCCTCATTTTGTAGCAGCTGTATACGGCGTCTGTAGCGTGCTGTATCGCTGTATAAAGTGTCTCCAATCCTCATATTAATTTGGCTAGCAACCGGAGATCGGCGATGCCGGAAGCCGGCCATCTTCCTTTCGATCGGCCCTCGGATGAACGAAGAAAGAAAAGTCGATGATGATGCACGGCTCTTGGCGATTCTACGGAGTTCGTTGGATCCTTCTCGGAGTTCAAAGATCACCCCGCTGTCTCACAACATCAGAACATCACAACATTAGGCACCTTCTTTGCATCCTTGTCATTTCAACGACTCCGCCCTATTGAGATGACAAGGCCCGGATTATAATGATAATGTGGATGCCTCGAGATAAGACGGAGTGGCAGATGCAGGTATCCGTACCTCAGCACACGAAGAAGCATGAAGACCTTGAGCCATCCGATTGCGCACACCACCCGGAATGGTACCCGTTTCGATGAAGGTGTGGCAGGCAGCGGGTAAATGAAAGAGGTGAGAGACTGTACATTCAGGTCGCGTTGATGCTAGGCTGCTTGTATGTACGATGAGTCGAGATTGCACCACCACGCGCGATTCCTTTCCTCCGCATTGATCATAAATCCGAAGCTCATGGTTGCAATACCTCTTCATAACTCGGAGCCGGGTGATGCCCAGCCGTACATTTCGCTGAAATAGTATTGGCAGGACTACCCGAGGGCTGTTGATAAAATTCGTTGCCCTCCGACGGCGCTTCGTCTCTCTGAGAACAAAAGCCAACGCTCGAAACTGCTATCTTCTCCACGCAACTTTGCTTAGCTGGATGACCGAGAAGCAAAGACATCGTGGAAGTATTGCGGACCTTGGAGCCGTGGTTCCCTCTCTGGTCTTGTGGTATGTACAGCTCTTGCATCAATCCACACCCCACTTCGAGTGGTGTCTGACCAAAGCTGGTCTCATCCCTTTTAGGACCACTTTGACAGTATCCCATGGTGCCTGACGCAACTGTACTCCCGCCGTGTCTGCTAGCGAATACAACAATACCTTCTCCCTTGACTGCAATGCAGTGGATGACGGGGGCAGAACAGGTATGTCCATGCCTCTCGAGTGAGCCGCTTCCAGCCATGCCAACAAATTCTTCCAGCTACGTTTGCCGACTCTTTGCACTGTCGTCTTCGATAACCTGTCCCCTCGAGTACCGTCAAAGTACTGTCGACGAAGCAAAGAGAAATGTTCCAAAGCCACGCCGTTGTGATCCTGCACCCTGAGCGTGAAGGAATTGTCGGTGTAATAGACTGAAAGTGCCTCCTCGCGGATCTGATGACAGGTCCTGATCAGCGGTGGCTGCGACGGGCCTGTAGCTGTCACCGTAATGTCCGATTCGCTGACGAGGGCGAGACTGTAGATCTTATTGCGTAGCTCTCCTGGAAGTCCCAGGAGGTGCGTAGGCTTACTGCGGCGGTCGCGCTCATTGTGAGCAGTCTTTGCGGATGGTCAATATAGTTCACAACACTCCAGTCTCCATCATACTCACAGCAAGTATCGTCGCCTGTATGTCAGCAGACACGGTCAAGAAGGCATTGGCGGCTGCAAGAGCGATATCGCGCTGCTTACGAGTGTTTTTGGTGATACCACCTGGCATCTTCGGCGGTGGTCAACGCGAGTGTATGTGGTGGTGTGTTGGTGTGTTGAGGTTTCGAGGAAGATGGTTGATGGAAGATGAAGAGGCGCTATTGAAAGCGTGCATGTGCCGCAAGCAAAAGTGAGTGCTTCACATGCGTCCTTGGCGCCCCTGCGTTTGCAACGGCGCGACCAGGATGATCGGCTCGTGCCGAGCTAACGTCTTCGCTCACTTTACTTCCATATAAACACTACTTCGCTGCTGAGACAATACCTCCATCTGCCGACAAAGAGGAAAACACAACCATGCGCTCGACCTGCGTGGCGCTATGTGCAGCTGCCGCACTGGGCTTCACGTATGGCAAGGATACCGCACAAGCTCCACGTACGCCGCGTAACATCGCTGAACTGGCATCAGAATCTCGACCTTTCGAGTGCAGACCTTGCGGATACCATGGGAAGGTCTGCTGTATAGCGGGCACGGAGTGCACTTACAACGACGATGACGAGCCTGTCTGTGTCCTACGAGACATTCCTGCTACAACCGCGGAACCTACCTATATCGCCAACAGCGCAACTTGCAACTATGCACTGAATGAGTCTCCATGTGAAGATACATGCTGCGCCTCGGGGCAGTACTGCCACCCTCATGACCCGGGTACATGCGTGGTAGCTAGAGGACCCGTCGTCGATGTTGAAGGCGCTACCACTGATCGGCCGGAGATCGCCTGGAATACTCTTTCGAGCACTTCCGCTGCAGAAGACGCGACAGAGTGGCCCACAGACACAACAGATAACGCCACCATCTTCACCACGATGACCACCGAGGAGTTGATAGCACGCGCAGCGGAGGCTACGACTGCGACCATTGGTGGATCGATCGCACGCGCCGGGGAAATGAGACATGCCAGTTGCAACAATCTCGAAGGGACGCGTTGCGCCAACGTCTGCTGTGGCTTAGAGGAAGACTGCGCCGATGCTGGCGGATGTACGCCAAAGTACGATGGCGCCACCGCAACATACGGAGCTACCGGGAAAGGACCACTGCGGCCGCTCGAGACTGCCAGGATGAACAACGGGCTAGATTATGTCAAGCAGGGACTCGGCCTCACCTCCTGGTGTGACGATCAGACGGACACCTGCCCGCTGCTGTGTGGCGGCGAGCCGACCGCGAACGAGTGCTACAGTCCGGGAGACTCCGGTATACGGGATCCTAATGTGAGCTCTTGGAATCCATGTCTGTTTGTTCTGTGCGGTACTGACCAATATCGCAGGCATTTCAAGTTCTTTGTGTATGCGCTGATGGCAGCGTGCCCGACCGATCGCAGTATATCCACACTCTCGAGGACCACATCTGCCAGCAAGAGCGGGACGATTGTTTGAACAAGCTACTGAATGCAAAGAGCTTCAATCAAAGCTTCAATCTAGATGATCAAGACCGCTGCTTTGAGAAAGCATGTGCGGAGACAGAGATCCGACCTTCGCCTTTCAACCACACTTTCGCAGTACCTGCCAACATCAAGCCACAAGCTGTCATTGCAGCCCAAACAACAACCATCAACTTCCCATTCACTAGCGGCGACGGATTCCACCACCGCGGTTCCATCGTTGCGGTCTCGGGTGTGGCCACCACCATCAAGCTACAATGCGACTACGACTTCAGATGCCAGGAAGCCGCACCCACCATTACTATGATGATCGCACCAAACAACCTAGACCTGTACGTCGCCCGCGGCTCCGAAAACGTACGGCATCTCGCTTGCAAGTGGCCGGATATCGGAGACACGACCTGTGCTGAATCTGCTGCTGATGCGGCGGTTACAAGAAACGGGGTCACCCTTGATGCCACATTGTCCTTCGAGACTACCACGTTCGGCAATGAAGGGGCGAGCCTTGTGCCTCTTACGGTTACAGCGGGTGCGTACAAGCTAGTCCAAGCCACAGGAGACTCCTCGCAAGATGGCAACGACATGGGCGTGGGAGGAGGATCGGGTGACGGAGGCTGGGACTTGCAGGTATCGGCTCCCAAGGCGAAAGGCAACGCTGGTGCGAGTGTACAGGTAGGAGCATCAGCTGCGCTGGTCACATTGATGCTCATGCTTGTGCTGGCACTGTGAGATCCTCGTTTCGGACTTTTGTGAAACCATGCGAGTCGCGGAGAGATTAGGGTAAGACCTGACGTTCTTGTATTGCCAACACTTCTGTGTAGCACTACCACTTCTTTGATCGTCAGAAGTGTACATGGTCATCAGACAGACGTGTAGCCATGAAGCCGGAGCATCGCGGATGTTCGGCGAATGTGCGATTTGTGCCTACAGTACCCAGGTTTGACTCGGCGTTTCAGACCTGCCGGTCATGACGACTCCGCATAATCATCAGTACTAGCTCCGAGTTCGCTGAGGACGGTCAAGCGTGGCCAGGTGTTGATCGACTTCTCTCGCTCGTCCATCGGAATGTCACGGGCAGAAAGCTCGCCGGTGTGCTCAGTCTCGTGCTTGTGCGGCTTCAGGCCCAGAAAGCTCAGGCAACGTCTCATCTTAGCTCGACCATCTGCAGGCAAGGCAAGATCGCCCACAATTTCCATAGCGCTGCTGGCCATAAAACAGAATTGTTTGTTGTCCCGCTCCTCCGGAGAAAGGTCAAACCATCGACCACCGTTGTGGCTCTGCGGGAGCTTGAGATATGCCTGCAAGTGGAGGAGTAGTCAGCGGCCGTTCGACACGAGGTGCCATCTGAGGGCAGGAGCCGCAAGACCAAGCATATGTCTCGAGCAGTGCAGCACTGTCTCTTGCCATCACTCAACCCCAGCATCACGTACCAAAGTAGCTTCAGCCGCACTATACCCATGGTTGTCACTTTCGCCAGCAACACGCGTTCTGGAGAACCAAAAGTCGAGGCCAAAGTGCTTCATCATAATCTCTCTGCGCTTGCGCTGCTGGTTCTTACTAACCACGCCAACAGATTCGGACCGCTCTACCCAGCATTCGCCTCGTTCCATATGGACGTCAAAATATCCGGTATGATCAATGATGAACTCATTGACCCTCTCGTCGACGTCTTCCGCAGCAAGTGCCTCGGAGCGAGCAGTGTCAAGGCGAATCATTCGCCGCCAATCGTTTACACGAGATCTGTCGTAGTGATCCATCGGCTCACACTTATCTTGGAAGCACTTGTACTCAGCCTGCCAGATCTCTCGAGTTTTATCGCGCTCCGACTCGGTAAGAAAGTCTTCGATCAGCACGAGTAGTTCCACTGGAATTTTCGAGATGGCCGATGCCTTCCCATGACGGTGACAGAGCCTCAGGACGGCGACGGTGGGAAGTAGATTGATGTATGCATCCAGATGGGCCCCAAATAGATCGACCTCGACCGGTGTGGCCCAAGCAAGTCTGTTGCGCAGGTACGGCATGCTGTGCGACTTCTGACACGCTATGATCTGCGTTGATCAGGTTGTCCCACGAGGAAGATTGTCGCAGGAAGCGTTCAGCTTGCCGGTATCATGCTCCTTGGAGGCGGATGACTTGCTTGTGACATTTGGTGTGGTGCAACACGATGATGTTGTTGATGTCGTGAAGGTACACGTAAGATGAAGTCGAAGTTGAGCCATCAGTGTTTACATGGACCCCACAAAGCTTTGACCACAGGATCGCGCCACCAAAACCGTCCCGCCATCCCGCATCGTCACTTCCTTGTGACAGGCAACACTTTCCCTTCGACGACATTCACGATCCCGGTCCAGTACTCCATCAAACGACGAGCACTCTTCGGCTACCAAACGCGACAACTCACTCATCACACGACATCCCTCAAGACACCGCCACCATGAACCGACTCTTCGGCGCAAAGAGCAACGCTCCGAAGCCCTCTCTGAATGATGCTATAGGAAAGGTAAGGCATGTCGCATGTTGATGGCTTCCGGCGCCTAACAAGACACAGGTCGACACGAGAGTCGAGTCGATAGACGTCAAGCTCGCCAAACTCAACGCCGAACTGCAGACGTATCAGCAACGACTGAGTCGCATGCGAGATGGACCAGGCAAAAATGCGATCAAGCAAAAGGCCATCAAGATCCTGCAGCAGCGCAAGATGTACGAGGGCCAGAAGGACCAGCTACAGCAGCAAAGTTGGAACATGGAGCAGGCTGGCATGATGCAGGATAACCTCAAGAACACCATGGCAACGGTCGATGCGATGAAGACCACGCAGAAGGAGCTGAAGAAGCAGTACGGCAAGATCAACATTGACAAAATCGAGAAGATGCAGGACGAAATGGCAGATCTTATGGACATGGGCAACGACATACAGGAGAGCATAAGTAGGAGCTACGATGTGCCGGAGGATGTGGACGAAGCCGAGCTGGATGCTGAGCTTGAAGCGCTGGGAGAGGAAGTGGACTTCAATGCTGAGTTTGGCGAGAGTGAAATGCCGGGCTTTCTTGCAGAGAGCTCAGGCCCGCCGCAATTCATTGACGAAGCACCGGAGCAGAATAAGGAGAAGCAGGCAGCCACGTGATATGGCGGCGTCACATGCTGGCTCCGTGCAACGCTGCGTTTACCCGCTCCCTCGAAAGCTCTAACCCACTTTGTGTGACTCGATTCGTATGCTCCTCTGGTATTGACATCTCGACTTTTGTCTTCACTATACCTACAAGATTGGACGAAACAGGATAGCCTCGTCCGCAACCACATATCGCGAAGGCTCCGCCACGATTGCATATCCACGAGTCTACGGAAGATTCTACGGGAGATCAGCTCGCAAGCGCGACCACCTCTCGATCATCGCGGCAAACTTGAGTATGGACGACAAGATCCGCGCGCTTACAAAGGGCATGTCGAATGTTCGCATCGTAGACATAACGAACCAAGAGCAACTCATACACGCCATCAACAGCAATCCTCCGATAGCTCCGAACCTCCGAGGCCATCACAAACCGTTCTCTCCCGAAAGCGAACTGGCCCCGGTCTATGTCAATGAGATGCAGCAGGACTATCGACATGTAGGCAAAGAGGTGATTGTCAAGATCGTTGAGATCGAGCGCAAGAACGGTGTCATGCTCACCTGCATTGCTCCGGATGGACTCGAAGATAGGAAGATCCTGGTCTGGTCCTTGTTTCTGCGACCACTCGGCCATGAG
It encodes:
- a CDS encoding Charged multivesicular body protein 5, which codes for MNRLFGAKSNAPKPSLNDAIGKVDTRVESIDVKLAKLNAELQTYQQRLSRMRDGPGKNAIKQKAIKILQQRKMYEGQKDQLQQQSWNMEQAGMMQDNLKNTMATVDAMKTTQKELKKQYGKINIDKIEKMQDEMADLMDMGNDIQESISRSYDVPEDVDEAELDAELEALGEEVDFNAEFGESEMPGFLAESSGPPQFIDEAPEQNKEKQAAT